Proteins encoded in a region of the Mycoplasma feriruminatoris genome:
- a CDS encoding MOLPALP family lipoprotein: protein MKKLLIGFSTFSLLVSSSSVVSCTITHQFKNNHLDQIKLLLNTSAIAAQSVILSDKNTTNISTDYSLRTFSQTKITDLYKNDAKKLADKYVTDKKASYEYQFKSMFLTLQSSNWTEQLKKVAQLNKENKTTNLDLAWNDTSTKTTDNNLFKTLSLVSAGFNFLFSGDFTANQQGNLINNFLSNQSGLLETTVFNNNKFSSLLDSLNSIEDNKFFNLANSLFSQPEWVNEIDKDNNLNQKTLKNILDSSSQKLWEQILPKDENQEFKIDWSKIFTPLIDLLKAFSIYQKIIEEKSDKSDKTLNYSTMDPLHLFSKDKTNSEFLYEVLNINLKDIYNNKSNEQIKQEINSIDLKQLIKFFKNTLVFDKEDKHGYKLQKFVVMLLGSASEHEKDNDIKNNFLLKPAYDWYEKNKEKVKKIVTKQLEKIESIKPFAPTISNNITTLFEIIKAFHQDLVEQGTNKKLKGELDKYLGLAKILLPTLGLDKKIVEFLDSKALKNFLNNPFLALYKQDFLKEVYILINQLSGKEIINNQIIDNISNIYKFTTLKLDKFANYLLGLVKKPVDGKNSFDEFQFLYSLKDLSISDIINNLESFYNKENSSYIFNLDNFKGLLDSIFNKNITASFKYKEQEQKLETKNNLSTILTLLALNPNNVKDLEVKVNDDKNKLSDQIKKAIEEKQYGLASVLLLGYNNNEKKFYKDSILDNAANLFGHNEKDLNKDASKNAINILIKSYLELINWFQNVSLKKYAQDNFAVYLDQNNWSTELIEQKGTIDNLNEPLIIKYVLKYIDPNDNNKNWKYNVVIKRTSNLEQPWTITEITKLTDNK from the coding sequence ATGAAAAAATTATTAATAGGTTTTAGTACATTTTCATTATTAGTTAGTTCATCTAGTGTTGTTTCTTGTACTATAACTCATCAATTTAAAAATAATCATTTAGATCAAATCAAATTGCTATTAAACACTTCAGCAATTGCTGCTCAATCAGTTATTTTAAGTGATAAAAATACTACAAATATAAGCACTGATTATTCACTAAGAACTTTTAGTCAAACTAAAATTACTGACTTATATAAAAATGATGCAAAAAAATTAGCTGATAAATATGTTACTGATAAAAAAGCTAGTTATGAATATCAATTTAAATCAATGTTTTTAACACTACAAAGTTCAAATTGAACTGAACAACTTAAAAAAGTAGCTCAACTAAATAAAGAAAATAAAACTACTAATTTAGATTTAGCTTGAAATGATACAAGTACAAAAACAACTGATAATAATCTTTTTAAAACTTTAAGTTTAGTTTCAGCTGGATTTAACTTTTTATTTTCAGGTGACTTTACAGCAAATCAACAAGGTAATTTAATTAATAACTTTTTATCAAATCAATCTGGATTATTAGAAACCACTGTTTTTAATAACAACAAATTTTCTAGTCTATTAGATTCACTAAATAGTATTGAAGATAATAAATTTTTTAACCTTGCAAATAGTTTATTTTCACAGCCTGAATGAGTTAATGAAATAGATAAAGATAATAATTTAAACCAAAAAACATTAAAAAATATTTTAGATTCTTCATCTCAAAAATTATGAGAACAAATATTACCAAAAGATGAAAATCAAGAATTTAAAATAGATTGATCAAAAATATTTACACCTTTAATTGATTTATTAAAGGCTTTTAGTATTTATCAAAAAATTATAGAAGAAAAATCAGATAAATCAGATAAAACTTTAAACTATTCAACTATGGATCCTTTACATTTATTTAGTAAAGATAAAACAAATAGTGAATTTTTATATGAAGTATTAAATATTAATTTAAAAGATATTTACAACAATAAAAGTAACGAACAAATCAAACAAGAAATTAATTCAATTGATCTAAAACAATTAATTAAATTTTTTAAAAATACTTTAGTTTTTGATAAAGAGGACAAGCACGGTTATAAGCTTCAAAAGTTTGTTGTTATGTTACTAGGTAGTGCAAGCGAACATGAAAAAGATAATGATATAAAAAATAACTTTTTATTAAAACCTGCTTATGATTGATATGAAAAAAATAAAGAAAAAGTTAAAAAAATAGTTACAAAACAATTAGAAAAAATTGAAAGTATAAAACCTTTTGCTCCTACTATTTCTAACAATATTACGACTTTATTTGAGATTATAAAAGCTTTTCATCAAGATTTAGTTGAACAAGGAACTAATAAAAAGTTAAAAGGTGAATTAGATAAATATTTAGGTCTAGCAAAAATACTTTTACCTACTTTAGGTTTAGATAAAAAAATAGTTGAATTTTTAGATTCAAAAGCATTAAAAAACTTTTTAAACAATCCATTTTTAGCTTTATATAAACAAGACTTTTTAAAAGAAGTATATATATTAATTAATCAATTATCAGGTAAAGAAATTATTAATAATCAAATTATTGATAATATTTCAAATATTTATAAATTCACTACTTTAAAATTAGATAAATTTGCTAACTATTTACTAGGATTAGTTAAAAAACCAGTAGATGGTAAAAATAGTTTTGATGAATTTCAATTTTTATATAGTTTAAAAGATTTATCAATTTCTGACATTATTAATAATTTAGAAAGTTTTTATAATAAAGAAAATTCATCTTATATTTTTAATTTAGATAACTTTAAAGGTTTATTAGATTCAATATTTAATAAAAACATAACTGCAAGTTTTAAATATAAAGAACAAGAACAAAAACTAGAAACTAAAAATAATTTATCAACTATACTAACATTACTAGCTTTAAATCCAAACAATGTAAAAGATTTAGAAGTTAAAGTAAATGATGATAAAAACAAGCTTTCTGATCAAATCAAAAAAGCAATTGAAGAAAAACAATATGGATTAGCTTCAGTGTTACTTCTTGGTTATAACAATAATGAAAAGAAATTTTATAAAGATTCTATTTTAGATAATGCTGCTAATTTATTTGGACATAATGAAAAAGATTTAAATAAAGATGCTTCTAAAAATGCTATAAACATTTTAATAAAGTCTTATTTAGAATTAATTAATTGATTTCAAAATGTATCTTTAAAAAAATATGCTCAAGATAATTTTGCAGTTTATTTAGATCAAAATAATTGATCAACTGAATTAATTGAACAAAAAGGAACTATTGATAATTTAAATGAGCCATTAATCATTAAATATGTGTTAAAATATATAGACCCAAATGATAATAATAAAAATTGAAAGTATAATGTTGTGATAAAAAGAACTTCAAATTTAGAACAACCTTGAACAATAACTGAAATAACTAAGTTAACTGATAATAAATAA